The following proteins are co-located in the Xiphophorus hellerii strain 12219 chromosome 2, Xiphophorus_hellerii-4.1, whole genome shotgun sequence genome:
- the fem1b gene encoding protein fem-1 homolog B — protein MESLAGSVYKAASEGRVLTLAALLLNHSEVETRFLLSYVTHLAGQRSTPLIIAARNGHDNVVRLLLDHYKVDTEQTGTVRFDGYIIDGATALWCAAGAGHFEVVHLLVSHGANVNHTTITNSTPLRAACFDGRLDIVRYLVEHNADISITNKFNNTCLMIAAYRGHVDVVKFLLEQGADVNAKAHCGATALHFAAEAGHLEIVKELMDSQAAMALNGHGMTPLKVAAESCKADVVELLMAHDDCDPPSRIEALELLGASFANDRENYDIQKTYQYLHMAMTERYHDPDNIIVKDLLPPIEAYGGRSECRTLQQLEAIRVDRDALHMEGLMIRERIMGSDNIDLSHPIIYRGAVCADNMEFEQCIRLWLHALRLRQKGNRNTHKDLLRFAQVFSQMVHLKEAVLASAVEQVLSCSVLEIQRSMARVDTAAESELPQAMDNYESNIFTFLYLACISTKTNCSDEGQAKINKHIYDLIQLDPRTREGSSLLHLAISSSTPVDDFHTNDVCSFPNAKVTKLLLDCGAQVNAVDHEGNTPLHVIVQYNRPISDFLTLHAIIINLVEAGAHTDMTNKQKKTPLDKSTTGVSEILLKTQMKMSLKCLAARAVRQHQITYRNQIPKTLEEFVEFH, from the exons ATGGAGTCTTTGGCCGGCTCCGTTTATAAGGCAGCCAGCGAGGGTCGGGTCCTGACACTGGCCGCACTTCTACTCAACCACTCTGAGGTGGAGACTCGGTTCCTCCTGAGCTATGTGACTCATCTGGCCGGCCAAAGGTCCACTCCTCTTATCATTGCAGCACGGAACGGACACGACAATGTGGTGCGTCTTCTCCTGGACCACTACAAAGTGGACACGGAACAGACCGGCACGGTCCGATTCGACGG TTACATCATTGATGGGGCCACAGCGTTGTGGTGTGCAGCTGGAGCCGGACACTTTGAGGTGGTTCACCTCCTGGTGAGCCATGGCGCTAACGTCAACCACACAACCATTACCAATTCCACTCCCCTCCGGGCTGCCTGCTTCGATGGCCGACTGGACATTGTCCGCTACCTGGTGGAACACAACGCCGACATCAGCATCACCAACAAGTTCAACAATACCTGCTTGATGATCGCTGCCTACAGGGGCCATGTGGACGTGGTTAAGTTCTTGTTGGAGCAGGGTGCCGATGTCAATGCCAAGGCTCACTGTGGGGCCACGGCCCTGCACTTCGCAGCAGAGGCAGGCCATCTGGAAATTGTGAAAGAGCTGATGGACTCCCAGGCTGCCATGGCATTGAATGGACATGGCATGACGCCATTAAAGGTAGCTGCAGAGAGCTGTAAAGCTGATGTGGTGGAGCTGTTGATGGCTCATGATGACTGTGACCCTCCCAGTCGCATCGAAGCCTTGGAGCTGCTGGGGGCGTCTTTTGCCAATGACCGGGAGAACTATGACATCCAGAAAACATACCAGTACCTTCACATGGCCATGACAGAGCGCTATCATGACCCTGACAACATCATTGTGAAGGACTTGCTGCCACCCATTGAAGCTTATGGGGGGCGTAGTGAGTGTAGAACGCTCCAGCAGCTGGAAGCCATCCGGGTGGACAGGGATGCCTTGCACATGGAGGGGCTCATGATTCGGGAACGCATCATGGGCTCAGACAACATTGACTTGTCACATCCTATCATTTATCGAGGAGCGGTCTGTGCAGACAACATGGAGTTTGAGCAGTGCATCAGACTGTGGCTTCATGCCCTTCGACTCCGGCAAAAGGGGAACCGCAACACGCACAAAGATTTGCTGCGCTTCGCCCAGGTATTCTCCCAGATGGTGCACCTGAAGGAGGCGGTGTTGGCCTCGGCAGTGGAGCAGGTCCTCAGCTGCAGTGTTCTGGAGATTCAGCGCAGCATGGCTCGAGTTGACACAGCGGCTGAATCCGAGCTGCCGCAGGCCATGGACAATTATGAATccaatatttttacttttctttatttggcCTGCATCTCCACTAAGACTAACTGCAGTGATGAGGGGCAAGCCAAGATTAACAAGCACATTTACGACCTGATCCAGTTGGATCCAAGGACACGTGAAGGCTCCTCGCTGCTCCATCTGGCCATCAGCTCCAGCACACCTGTTGATGATTTTCACACCAATGACGTCTGCAGCTTCCCTAATGCCAAGGTGaccaagctgctgctggactgTGGTGCTCAGGTAAATGCAGTGGATCATGAAGGAAACACTCCCCTCCATGTTATTGTCCAGTACAACCGACCAATCAGTGACTTCCTCACTTTACATGCCATTATCATCAACTTGGTCGAGGCTGGGGCCCACACAGATATGACCAACAAGCAGAAGAAGACTCCGCTGGACAAAAGTACCACAGGTGTGTCTGAGATTCTGCTGAAGACCCAGATGAAAATGAGCCTGAAGTGCCTGGCAGCACGCGCTGTCCGACAGCACCAGATCACTTATCGCAACCAGATTCCCAAAACTCTGGAAGAGTTTGTGGAGTTCCACTGA
- the rxfp3.3b gene encoding relaxin-3 receptor 1 — MAALRNHNSTTLWNGSSVEPNDVDVPADGSPTLRILISTVYSVVCAAGLLGNVLVFFLMKARTGRRKRPSINLFILNLAVTDFQFVLTLPFWAVDIALDFSWPFGNAMCKIILTVTVMNMYASVFFLTAMSVTRYWSVASALKDRTRQRVCPVHWVIPGLWLCAMTASLPTAVFSTVRRVAGVRLCLMGFPDGKPWLLLHHLQKVLVGFVFPMLIVTVCYLLLLRFLHLRSMNNNNQVKRSAKVTRSVTIVVLSFFICWMPNHAITFWGVLVKLNVVNWDKAYYMVHTYLHPVTVCLAHTNSCLNPVLYCLMRREFRKKIKDMFWRISSPSGRNTCHLQPFSRTTREPDDTQTAIPLNNLETAFTDQCDTDAFQT, encoded by the coding sequence ATGGCAGCGCTGCGAAATCACAACAGCACGACTTTGTGGAACGGATCCTCGGTGGAGCCGAATGATGTTGACGTGCCAGCGGATGGGTCTCCGACTTTGCGCATCCTCATCTCCACCGTCTACTCGGTAGTGTGCGCTGCGGGACTCCTGGGGAACGTGCTGGTGTTCTTTCTGATGAAAGCGCGCACCGGCCGGAGAAAGAGACCCAGTATCAACCTGTTCATCCTGAACCTGGCGGTGACGGACTTCCAGTTTGTGCTCACTTTGCCGTTCTGGGCGGTGGACATAGCTCTGGATTTCAGCTGGCCGTTTGGAAACGCCATGTGCAAAATCATTCTCACAGTGACGGTGATGAACATGTACGCCAGCGTATTTTTCCTCACAGCCATGAGCGTCACTCGGTACTGGTCCGTGGCTTCGGCCCTGAAGGACAGGACCCGGCAGCGGGTGTGCCCAGTGCACTGGGTGATTCCCGGACTGTGGCTCTGCGCCATGACGGCCTCTTTGCCAACCGCAGTGTTCTCCACGGTAAGAAGGGTGGCGGGGGTGAGACTCTGTCTCATGGGCTTCCCGGACGGCAAACCTTGGCTTTTGCTTCACCACCTTCAAAAGGTTTTGGTAGGTTTTGTGTTCCCCATGCTGATAGTGACGGTGTGCTACCTGTTGCTGCTGCGCTTCTTACATCTGCGCAGCATGAACAACAACAATCAGGTGAAACGGAGCGCCAAGGTGACCCGATCGGTCACCATCGTGGTCCTCTCCTTCTTCATCTGCTGGATGCCGAACCACGCCATCACCTTCTGGGGGGTTCTGGTGAAACTGAATGTGGTCAACTGGGATAAAGCCTATTACATGGTGCACACTTACCTCCATCCGGTCACCGTGTGCCTGGCGCACACCAACAGCTGCCTGAACCCGGTTTTGTACTGTCTCATGCGCAGGGAGTTCAGGAAGAAGATAAAAGATATGTTCTGGAGAATTTCCTCTCCCTCGGGGAGGAACACATGTCATCTGCAGCCGTTCTCCAGAACAACCAGAGAGCCGGACGACACACAGACTGCCATCCCACTGAACAACTTAGAGACGGCTTTTACTGACCAGTGCGACACGGATGCGTTCCAGACGTAG